The Solibacillus sp. FSL W7-1436 genome window below encodes:
- the cysS gene encoding cysteine--tRNA ligase produces the protein MTIQIFNSLTRQKEPFIPLEEGKVKMYVCGPTVYNYIHIGNSRPVIVYDTVRRYLQYAGYEVKFVSNFTDVDDKIIKAANELGEETSVLTNRFIAAYFEDITALGCQKADAHPRVTEHMDDIIAFIEVLIDKGYAYESQGDVYYRTRKFNGYGKLSHQSIDDLKVGARIEAGEKKEDPLDFALWKAAKAGEIKWASPWGEGRPGWHIECSVMAREHLGDTIDIHAGGQDLTFPHHENEIAQSEAHNDKTFARYWMHNGYINIDNEKMSKSLGNFILVNDIRKQIDPQVLRFFMLSVHYRNPINFAQDLVEAAKSGLDRIRTSYTNVEHRLTSSASLGDNSEQWLEKISQIKVDFENAMNDDFNTANAVSALFELSHIANVYLNEANTDKEVLQAILTMFDTIGNVLGIHIKVEAGLLDEEIEALIEERNQARKNRDFARSDEIRDQLLGMDIVLEDTRQGTRWKRGQ, from the coding sequence ATGACGATTCAAATTTTCAATTCGTTGACAAGACAAAAAGAACCATTTATTCCGTTGGAGGAAGGTAAAGTAAAAATGTATGTATGCGGACCAACTGTATACAATTACATCCATATTGGAAATTCCCGCCCGGTAATCGTCTATGATACAGTACGTCGCTATTTACAGTATGCAGGTTACGAAGTGAAATTCGTTTCAAACTTTACCGATGTGGATGACAAAATTATTAAAGCAGCAAATGAGTTGGGCGAAGAAACATCTGTATTAACAAATCGTTTTATTGCTGCTTATTTTGAAGATATTACGGCACTTGGATGTCAGAAGGCTGATGCGCACCCGCGTGTAACAGAACATATGGATGATATTATCGCGTTTATTGAAGTTCTGATCGACAAAGGCTATGCATATGAATCCCAAGGTGATGTTTACTACCGTACACGTAAATTTAATGGTTACGGAAAATTAAGTCACCAATCGATCGATGATTTAAAAGTGGGAGCGCGTATTGAAGCGGGCGAGAAAAAAGAAGACCCGTTGGATTTCGCATTATGGAAAGCTGCAAAAGCAGGCGAAATTAAATGGGCATCACCATGGGGAGAAGGACGTCCTGGATGGCATATTGAATGTTCTGTAATGGCGCGTGAGCACTTAGGTGATACAATCGATATTCACGCAGGTGGACAGGATTTAACATTCCCTCACCACGAAAATGAAATTGCCCAATCCGAAGCGCATAATGATAAAACATTTGCGCGTTATTGGATGCATAATGGCTATATTAATATTGATAATGAAAAAATGTCGAAATCACTGGGTAATTTTATATTAGTGAATGATATTCGCAAGCAAATCGACCCGCAAGTGTTGCGTTTCTTTATGCTGTCAGTTCATTACCGTAATCCGATTAACTTCGCTCAGGATTTAGTGGAAGCAGCGAAAAGTGGTTTAGACCGAATTCGTACATCCTATACGAATGTCGAGCACCGTCTCACATCTTCGGCAAGTTTAGGGGATAACAGCGAGCAGTGGCTTGAAAAAATCAGTCAGATTAAAGTTGATTTCGAAAATGCAATGAATGATGACTTTAACACAGCAAATGCGGTTTCAGCATTATTTGAACTTTCCCATATTGCCAATGTGTATTTAAACGAAGCGAATACGGATAAAGAAGTATTACAGGCAATTTTAACGATGTTTGATACAATTGGAAATGTACTGGGTATTCATATAAAAGTAGAAGCAGGCTTACTCGATGAAGAAATCGAGGCATTAATCGAAGAACGTAACCAAGCCCGTAAAAATCGTGATTTCGCTCGTTCAGATGAAATCCGCGACCAGCTGCTGGGCATGGATATTGTTCTTGAGGATACTCGTCAAGGTACACGCTGGAAACGAGGACAGTAA
- the ispD gene encoding 2-C-methyl-D-erythritol 4-phosphate cytidylyltransferase, producing the protein MRYEVVLPAAGSGKRMGAGQNKLFLNLADKPILVHTLLVFEQDENCTGIWIAVKDEERPFIRSLIEKYNIVKVKGMPTGGEERQHSVHSCIKEMNAVDVVLVHDAARPFITIPKINELAEVAYEKGAAIAGVRAKDTMKVVHNGLIKATVDRESLWMVQTPQAFRYEILAEAEDLAEKAGFLGTDEAMLVERLGHDIHIVECSYENVKMTTQEDLVFGEAILKQRK; encoded by the coding sequence TTGCGTTATGAAGTCGTTTTGCCGGCAGCAGGAAGCGGAAAGCGCATGGGGGCCGGACAAAATAAATTATTTTTAAACTTAGCGGATAAACCGATTTTAGTTCATACACTTCTTGTTTTTGAACAAGATGAAAACTGTACAGGAATCTGGATTGCCGTAAAAGATGAGGAACGTCCATTTATCCGTTCGCTCATCGAAAAATATAATATTGTAAAAGTAAAAGGTATGCCTACAGGCGGTGAAGAACGCCAACATTCAGTGCATTCATGCATAAAAGAAATGAATGCAGTGGATGTTGTCCTTGTTCATGACGCCGCACGTCCTTTTATTACGATTCCGAAGATTAACGAACTTGCAGAAGTCGCTTATGAAAAAGGGGCAGCGATTGCAGGTGTTCGTGCAAAGGATACGATGAAAGTCGTCCATAATGGTCTAATTAAAGCAACTGTTGACCGCGAATCGTTATGGATGGTTCAAACACCGCAAGCGTTCCGTTACGAAATTTTGGCAGAAGCTGAAGACCTGGCAGAAAAAGCAGGTTTTTTAGGAACGGATGAAGCGATGCTTGTGGAACGTTTAGGCCATGATATTCATATTGTGGAATGCAGTTATGAAAATGTAAAAATGACAACGCAGGAAGATCTGGTTTTCGGGGAAGCTATTTTAAAACAACGAAAATAG
- the ispF gene encoding 2-C-methyl-D-erythritol 2,4-cyclodiphosphate synthase — protein MFRIGQGFDVHEFAEGRPLILGGITIPHERGLVGHSDADVLLHTVTDAALGAIGEGDIGRHFPDTDPEWKDADSAKLLEYIWKMVEERGYKLGNVDCTIMAQRPKMAPYISQMQNRIAQLLNAEPSQVNVKATTTEKLGFVGREEGIAAMATILLVKA, from the coding sequence ATGTTTCGAATTGGACAAGGATTTGACGTTCACGAATTTGCAGAAGGACGTCCATTAATTTTAGGTGGTATTACGATTCCACATGAGCGCGGCTTAGTAGGTCATTCGGATGCCGATGTGCTTTTACATACAGTTACAGACGCGGCATTAGGTGCAATTGGTGAAGGGGATATTGGCCGTCACTTCCCTGATACGGATCCGGAGTGGAAAGACGCCGATTCGGCGAAGCTGCTCGAATACATTTGGAAGATGGTTGAAGAGCGCGGATATAAATTAGGCAATGTGGATTGTACGATTATGGCACAGCGTCCAAAAATGGCCCCGTATATTTCACAAATGCAAAACCGAATCGCACAATTATTGAATGCGGAACCTTCGCAAGTAAATGTAAAAGCGACAACAACAGAGAAGCTGGGCTTTGTCGGCCGTGAAGAAGGAATCGCAGCAATGGCAACGATTCTGTTAGTTAAAGCATAA
- the gltX gene encoding glutamate--tRNA ligase produces the protein MTKTVRVRYAPSPTGFLHIGGARTALFNYLYAKHHNGTFVVRIEDTDIERNVEGGEASQLDNLRWLGIMPDESIDIGGPYAPYRQMERLDIYKEHAEKMLENGQAYKCFCTSEELEASREKQKAQGVAAPAYDGKCRHLTAEEVAEKEAAGIPHTIRMRVPENVTYRFTDLVRGEVSFESKDIGDWVLVKANGIPTYNYAVVLDDHFMEITHVFRGEEHLSNTPKQMMIFDAFGWEYPQYGHMTLIVNEERKKLSKRDESIIQFVTQYKDLGYLPEAMFNFFALLGWSPEGEEEIFSHDEFVKLFDEKRLSKSPSMFDKTKLTWMNNQYIKKMSHEEVVALALPHLQKAGLLPEELSEEQHAWASDLIALYHEQMSFGAEIVELSSLFFTEEIAYDEEANEVLAGETVPAVMASFKTQLEALESFDAASIKAAIKAVQKETGVKGKNLFMPIRVVTTGQTHGPELPNAIALLGKEKTIARVEKFAQ, from the coding sequence ATGACGAAAACAGTTCGCGTTCGTTATGCACCATCGCCAACAGGATTCTTACATATCGGTGGCGCACGTACAGCTTTATTCAATTATTTATATGCAAAACATCACAACGGTACTTTTGTAGTACGTATTGAAGATACAGATATTGAGCGTAATGTAGAGGGTGGGGAAGCTTCTCAACTTGATAATTTACGCTGGTTAGGTATTATGCCGGATGAGTCTATTGATATCGGCGGACCATATGCACCTTACCGTCAAATGGAGCGTCTTGATATTTACAAAGAGCATGCAGAAAAAATGCTTGAAAACGGACAAGCGTATAAATGTTTCTGTACTTCAGAGGAGCTTGAAGCATCACGCGAAAAACAAAAAGCGCAAGGTGTTGCTGCACCTGCATATGATGGGAAATGCCGTCATTTAACTGCAGAGGAAGTTGCTGAAAAAGAAGCTGCTGGTATCCCGCACACAATTCGTATGCGTGTTCCTGAAAATGTTACGTATCGTTTCACTGACTTAGTTCGCGGCGAAGTATCATTCGAATCAAAAGATATCGGCGACTGGGTACTTGTAAAAGCAAACGGTATCCCAACATACAATTATGCGGTAGTGCTGGATGATCACTTCATGGAAATTACACATGTATTCCGTGGTGAAGAGCATTTATCAAACACACCAAAACAAATGATGATCTTTGACGCATTCGGATGGGAATATCCGCAATATGGTCATATGACATTAATCGTAAATGAAGAGCGTAAAAAATTATCAAAACGTGATGAGTCAATCATCCAGTTCGTTACACAATACAAGGACCTAGGCTACTTACCGGAAGCGATGTTTAACTTCTTTGCATTACTTGGCTGGTCACCTGAGGGAGAAGAAGAAATCTTCTCACATGACGAATTTGTAAAGCTGTTTGATGAAAAGCGCTTATCAAAATCACCATCAATGTTCGATAAAACAAAATTGACATGGATGAACAACCAGTATATTAAAAAAATGTCTCATGAAGAGGTAGTTGCTTTAGCGTTGCCGCACTTGCAAAAAGCCGGCTTACTTCCGGAAGAATTATCTGAAGAACAACATGCATGGGCTTCTGATTTAATCGCTCTTTACCATGAGCAAATGAGCTTCGGGGCAGAAATCGTAGAGTTATCGAGCCTATTTTTCACAGAAGAAATTGCATATGATGAAGAAGCAAACGAAGTGTTGGCTGGTGAAACAGTGCCGGCTGTTATGGCTTCATTTAAAACTCAATTAGAAGCTTTGGAATCTTTTGATGCCGCTTCGATTAAAGCAGCTATTAAAGCTGTTCAAAAAGAAACGGGCGTAAAAGGGAAAAATCTGTTTATGCCAATCCGTGTTGTGACGACTGGTCAAACACATGGTCCGGAACTGCCGAATGCCATCGCTTTACTTGGCAAGGAAAAAACAATTGCCCGTGTTGAAAAATTTGCACAGTAA